Part of the Anopheles gambiae chromosome 3, idAnoGambNW_F1_1, whole genome shotgun sequence genome is shown below.
AACTTTTATCAATATCGTCAATCACTGGTGATGACCTAATCAACCTCCATCTGAAGCTAGTCTTTCCCATCGGATGAAGTTTAGGCATCCTCTCGTAGTCGTACTTCAACCAGCCTAGTAACAGCTTTTCAAGCTTGGGCAAACAGACGGAAGCAAACGACATTGCGTGGCTCCCAGCGATGTCCCAAATACCAAAGTCACGCAGATTGGGCAGTTTCTCTAGATGGCGCAACGCGTTCGGGTCGTCCATTTTCAAGATGTGAAGCATCAGGCTTTCCAGGTGGACAAACGACTCGCAGATAATGCGCAGCAGCCTCTCCGATACAATAAAGTCATCAAAGTATAACCTTTTAATTTGAGGCATCAGCTTACAAAACTGTTCCATGCCCGTAGACAGGTCTACAACCTTGTTCTCTTGTTCACGGAACGAGAGACCACCACGAATGCAGAGCTCTTGTAGCTGCTTCATACTCCAGCAAGGTTCTTCTCCTTGATGCAGTAAATATTGCTTGTATTCGTTATGCAACGGAAACTCCAACTCCAGCGACCGCAGATTAGGACAATCAATTACACCGGACCAAACGCCATGGACCTTCAACTTATCCAGTGTGGCGTTCTTCAGTTTCAACTGGCTGAACAGTGGCCAGTCTTTGGTGCATCTCATCAAGCTAAGGTCCAGCTCTTGCAGATGGTCCATCTTTGCCACCGCATCCGATAGCTCTACGGTAAATTTCTCCGGATACACACGCATTCCGAGCTTCAGTACGACCAACTGCTGCAACCAGCGCGGCTTGAACAACTCACTAAGTACTGTGGCAACTTCATCGTCTACGGGCATCAAGGCATTAGCaccgaaaaacaaatgaagatGCACTTTGTGATACGGCCGTTGAGTGTGCTTCAACATACTGGCCGCGTCTTTACATACACGACTTGTAAAGAAGTGCAGACCAAAACGCAAGGTCTCGTAATTGCACAGCGCGAATCGTTTGGTGCAATAGTTTGAGTAGATTTGCTCCCAACGACGACATGCGAGGGATGCCGATTTTCGTGATTCATGGTCCAGATAGTCGAAGATATTGTACATAATCTACGAATAGAAGTGAAGTGGTGAAATCACCATTACACGAGAAGAATGGGTTTGATGAATTGGCTTAAACACTGGCACCAGCTGCCTACCTCTGGTGGTAGCCTTTCGATAAGGCATTTGAAAGTAGGCGAATCAGTTTTACGTGTTTCAAGGTTCATCCTAAGGAACGACTTAGTTGAATAGAATGTTGAGTAGAGCTGATAATTATTTCACTATGCCGTATCGGCTGGATTTCCTGAAATACTTTACGCGGTGCTCCGTgtgattgtttgattttaaataaacagctgtcaaaatgTTGCGCTGTTTACAGGGTATCTTTCACTTGCAACAACAGAGCCAGAGTGTCTTTTCTTCGCTATGAGCGGTTTCGGGCTTGCTTTGTCCACTGCCCAAGCACAAATAaacatcattattatttttcatgaaagtgcccaagtgccacaaatccactaaacgaccactaaacggcttctaaacgactcaagttctctacctaaacggaatatagaaagacttcgtttagcagacggcaaacgactcatgcattctaaaaatagcgaaaaagatGGTGGCGcactctgttggtgggataccccaaccagttgagcttcattcgcttggaggagagttttctcatttcctctgtactgttgtatggtttcgcattgaagttatgcatcgctagaactagaacggcgatacgctTGTTTAAATACTTAACTCCAACAGAAACCACCagtactgaagcaagtgagattcgaataatggtcgttggtgttgatacccacgtatctgaccacacgaccattgatatagatttttgctcggcaagttagaaggctatataggtcatgattagaTAAAagttgtcgaaacacattgcaagaaaaggatagcaatataatgatgagttgtaatacgccatctattgatcaaagcaatgaagctgtggagctttcatttttttactatggatattcaattttccagtcgtttaagcttaatctgtggcgcttgggtgatgttattctggttgataaactatcataATATGTCacactattttttatttgccggttCAAAGCTCTTTTTAATAGATATtcgtaaaaatgcaaacattgcttttgctcctattttcggcagtttgttcctattttcagCAGCGCGAATACGGGTCAGAACATGTTATTATCAATGTAAAtatgcacaaaaaaaggtttaaagcAATTTTACACtcttacaggcggtccccgagatacacggttaatggggaccgaaaacggccgcaaaataccgcgtatctcgaatatccgcgtaagtcgaatctcgtgatttccagctaaaatatcacaaattttcgtgtaattttgcaagtagggggcggttttagtcattttatgaattatttgatatgatcctgactgaatataacagttttaaacatttttaaaaagtttttaacattggatcgaaacggaaattatttggcaatttacaattgatgtgtcaaaacagtacaattttctcaaagaactgtcaaatttagaaaaccgtgtatctccgaatccgcgtataagaggtaccgtgtatctcggggaccgcctgtactttcctaatacaggcggtccccgagatacacggttaatggggaccgaaaacggccacaaaatacagcgtatctcgaatttccgcgtaagtcgaatctcgtggtttccagctaaaatatcagtaatgttcgtgtaattttgcaagtagggggaggttatagttactttatgaattagttgatatgattcttactgaatataacagttttaaaccatttgaaatagtttttaacattcgatcaaaacggaaattatttggaaatttaaaattgatgtgtcaaatcagtacaatttgctcaaagaattgtcaaattttgaaaaccgcgtatctccgaatccgcgtataagaggtaccgtgtatctcggggaccgcctgtactgatgttaaaaagcactttaattaataattttatgttgcttattttggcctgttttgacagccattttgatgcgacgtttaaacagagcagccattgacagtttgatggttatagcgtacggtgcgaattggcttacaaatatttatttttctcttaagttagtgcattgtttgtcgtaaaattggtgatatttggcacaagaaaggtcatattatgtgtcgatatacgcattgtagtgttctgatcaatttttaaagaaatattcagccaaatccaaggtgtgttattgttccgagtttcggcaggagcccacaacattgagctgtcaaaaatgaacatttactgtgtacctattttcggcagcatttaaagtgaaaaataacttgtttatcgtgattttaaaattccgaacaagttagaataaattaaatcagcataaaatatttaatatacaccactttttcattgttttactgttctgattctcttaatcacaaaacctgccgaaccattggctgacagcaaagctgccgaaaaaaagcacaatttatttgatattttgaaaaatacgtaatgaaatggtgtgaaacttcgtatctgaatatcaaataattacactttcactacaaaattgtattttgtgaaattttttaccgcatttgtgcagaatttcacgtttttagctaccctgccgaaaataggtacactgccgaaaactggtacagttaccctatccatagaaaaaaatgaaagcttcacagcttcattggtttgatcaatagatggcgtattaaaactgattgttatattgctatccttttcttgcaatgtgttcccaagcgccacagattaagcttaaacgactggaaaattgaatatccatagaaaaaaaatgaaagctccacagcttcattggtttgatcaatagatggcgtattaaaactgattgttatattgctatccttttcttgcaatgtgtttcgacaagtttcaatttatcatgacctatatagccttctaactttctgagcaaaaatctatatgaatggtcgtgtggtcagatacacgGGTATCAataccaacgaccattactcaaatctcacttgcttcagtgctggtggtttctgttggagtttagtatttaaacaatcgtatcgccgttctagttctagcgatgcataacttcaatgcgaaaccatacaacagtacagaggaaatgagaaagctctccttcaagcgatgaagctcaactggttggggtatcccaccaacagagagcgccaccagctttttcgctatttttagaatgcatgagtcgtttgccgtctgctaaacgaagtctttctatatttgTTGCTTGGGTAGCGAAGGGAAAAGCTACGCCTCCCAATTCTTTCAAGTAATGAAATATACGTGCtaaacattttaacacattttgacagcttcgtgttttttttctcgaacTGAAGACTTTCCGCAGTATTTCAAGGTGTAGCGGCCGATGGCGTTGTGAGCAAGCATCTTAAGCCA
Proteins encoded:
- the LOC133393010 gene encoding uncharacterized protein LOC133393010 — its product is MNLETRKTDSPTFKCLIERLPPEIMYNIFDYLDHESRKSASLACRRWEQIYSNYCTKRFALCNYETLRFGLHFFTSRVCKDAASMLKHTQRPYHKVHLHLFFGANALMPVDDEVATVLSELFKPRWLQQLVVLKLGMRVYPEKFTVELSDAVAKMDHLQELDLSLMRCTKDWPLFSQLKLKNATLDKLKVHGVWSGVIDCPNLRSLELEFPLHNEYKQYLLHQGEEPCWSMKQLQELCIRGGLSFREQENKVVDLSTGMEQFCKLMPQIKRLYFDDFIVSERLLRIICESFVHLESLMLHILKMDDPNALRHLEKLPNLRDFGIWDIAGSHAMSFASVCLPKLEKLLLGWLKYDYERMPKLHPMGKTSFRWRLIRSSPVIDDIDKSLKHLRFLWVDLHLINDHLLTKFSQISTLETLVLENVDQKESVLAVPFLKQLKRLVLYCCEDFDPSTIKGVFAKRVPNVKSIKVIFKTPSYGKLCMDYSNEAVQKVNYFPSPMIE